One window from the genome of Pieris napi chromosome 3, ilPieNapi1.2, whole genome shotgun sequence encodes:
- the LOC125063622 gene encoding geranylgeranyl pyrophosphate synthase-like produces MEKSKESSIYRESYMEKELLAPYTHILKVAGKRLRNKIPIAFNTWFKLPQEKIDKIMEAVDLIYNGTLLIDDIQDNTLVRRGIPSAHCVYGIPFTVNTSLQVLTIMVQKLLVLHPMAPKLVSENFLEIVRGQGIELYWREHFLCPTEEKYDEMNKQKTGHMFLISVRLMQLLSDSKNDYTDLVLTIGLYFQLRDDYCNLIQQEALEEWPSEEGKKNATNLDIYCEDLTEGKFTLPIIHAAQTSDGDAILNILRQRTRDVALKKFCVAELQRLGSLKYTRDRLVILDKHIRDEINRLGGNTELTAAMDELLTW; encoded by the exons ATGGAAAAATCCAAGGAATCGAGCATCTATCGTGAATCTTACATGGAgaag GAATTGCTGGCGCCGTATACCCACATATTGAAAGTCGCCGGTAAACGTTTGAGAAACAAGATACCGATCGCATTCAACACTTGGTTTAAGCTACCACAAGAAAAGATCGACAAAATAATGGAAGCCGTCGATTTGATTTATAATGGCACTCTttt gATTGATGATATTCAGGATAACACGTTGGTTAGGAGGGGTATACCTTCAGCGCACTGCGTGTATGGAATTCCTTTCACTGTCAATACTTCACTCCAAGTCCTAACTATCATGGTACAAAAGCTTCTCGTTCTACATCCTATG gctCCAAAGCTTGTTTCGGAAAACTTCTTAGAAATAGTGCGTGGTCAAGGCATAGAGTTGTATTGGAGGGAGCACTTTCTTTGCCCCACTGAAGAAAAATACGATGAGATGAATAAACAAA aaacAGGACACATGTTCCTGATATCTGTACGTCTGATGCAGCTCTTGAGCGACAGCAAGAACGACTACACAGATCTTGTTCTTACCATCGGCTTATACTTCCAGCTAAGAGATGATTACTGCAATCTCATACAGCAGGAG GCTTTAGAAGAATGGCCATCAGAGGAGGGGaaaaag AATGCGACGAACTTAGACATATACTGTGAAGATTTGACTGAGGGGAAGTTCACATTACCAATTATTCACGCAGCTCAGACATCTGATGGCGACGCTATACTCA ATATTCTACGTCAACGCACTCGTGACGTCGCTCTGAAGAAGTTCTGCGTAGCTGAATTACAACGATTGGGCAGTTTAAAGTACACACGCGACAGACTTGTAATACTCGATAAGCATATAAGGGATGAG aTCAATCGTCTCGGTGGCAACACAGAATTAACGGCCGCAATGGATGAGTTGTTAACTTGGTGA